A window of Tautonia plasticadhaerens contains these coding sequences:
- a CDS encoding sulfatase family protein: MSDACPESPRRPLPWILLVLVLSPGPTARGQDDRPNVLVLFADDWRWDTLGYAGNRVVQTPNLDALAARGAWFRDARVTTSICWVSRATLFTGQWMARHGLERGNEPIPPGAWDETYPALLRESGYWTGHVGKWHNGPFPAGEFDSGTSYMGRHYMTLPDGTEIHVTDRNERDALRFLADRPKDRPFCLTLAFFATHAEDPNPKQYLYQPESASLYEGVTIPVPATATEAHFRALPPFLSTEENEGRIRWYWRFDTPERYQESMKAYYRMATEVDAAIGRIVSALEGQGALDDTLIVFMGDNGYFHGEHGLADKWYPYEESLRVPLIVVDPRMPEARRGLVNDDFVLNADVAPTVLAAAGVPIPPRMQGRDFAPLYLDADPPAWREEFYYEHPTVSNRERIPSSRAVVRDDLKYSYWPEWDFEELYDLEADPFEEHNLAADPAEAGRLEELRSRLAELRKEAR, translated from the coding sequence ATGTCCGATGCGTGCCCCGAATCGCCCCGGCGACCGCTGCCCTGGATCCTGCTGGTCCTCGTGCTCTCGCCCGGGCCGACGGCCCGGGGGCAGGACGACCGGCCGAACGTGCTGGTCCTCTTCGCCGACGACTGGCGGTGGGACACGCTCGGCTACGCGGGCAACCGGGTGGTGCAGACCCCGAACCTCGACGCCCTGGCCGCCCGGGGTGCCTGGTTCCGCGACGCCCGGGTGACCACCTCGATTTGCTGGGTCAGCCGGGCGACCCTGTTCACCGGCCAGTGGATGGCCCGTCACGGCCTGGAGCGCGGCAACGAGCCGATCCCGCCGGGGGCCTGGGACGAGACGTACCCGGCCCTGCTCCGGGAGTCGGGCTACTGGACCGGCCACGTCGGCAAGTGGCACAACGGCCCCTTCCCGGCCGGGGAGTTCGACTCCGGGACCTCGTACATGGGCCGCCATTACATGACGCTACCCGACGGGACGGAGATCCACGTCACCGACCGGAACGAGCGGGACGCGCTTCGGTTCCTGGCCGATCGGCCGAAGGACCGCCCCTTCTGCCTGACGCTCGCCTTCTTCGCCACCCATGCCGAGGACCCGAACCCGAAGCAGTACCTTTATCAACCGGAAAGCGCATCCCTGTATGAAGGCGTGACCATCCCCGTGCCCGCCACCGCCACCGAGGCCCATTTCCGGGCCCTGCCGCCGTTCCTCAGCACGGAGGAGAACGAGGGGAGGATCCGCTGGTACTGGCGGTTCGACACGCCGGAGCGCTACCAGGAATCCATGAAGGCGTACTACCGGATGGCCACGGAGGTGGACGCGGCGATCGGCCGGATCGTCTCGGCGCTGGAGGGGCAAGGCGCCCTCGACGACACCCTGATCGTCTTCATGGGGGACAACGGCTACTTCCACGGCGAGCACGGGCTGGCCGACAAGTGGTACCCGTACGAGGAGTCGTTGCGGGTGCCGCTGATCGTGGTCGACCCGAGGATGCCCGAGGCGAGACGGGGGCTGGTGAACGACGACTTCGTCCTGAATGCGGACGTCGCCCCGACCGTGCTCGCGGCGGCCGGAGTGCCGATCCCCCCCCGGATGCAGGGCCGGGACTTCGCCCCGCTCTACCTCGACGCCGACCCCCCCGCCTGGCGAGAGGAGTTCTATTATGAGCACCCGACCGTCTCCAACCGGGAACGCATCCCCTCCTCCCGGGCCGTCGTCCGCGACGACCTGAAGTATTCCTACTGGCCCGAGTGGGATTTCGAGGAGTTGTACGACCTGGAGGCCGACCCGTTCGAGGAGCACAACCTCGCCGCCGACCCGGCCGAAGCCGGCCGTCTGGAGGAGCTGCGGTCGAGGCTGGCCGAGCTGAGGAAGGAGGCCCGTTGA
- a CDS encoding thiamine pyrophosphate-binding protein: MEFTRRTVLGTIGAAGAGLAVEARGQQIPRPPDPSVPVHAAEPAQAPGVRGRMTGAKAAALAFSAERVPCVFGVPGAQNNEFWDAMKSIGLPYMLTSHESAAPVMADASARVSGRVGAFALIPGPGLTNAMTGIGEALLDTIPLVALVTDVKRGPKAPLGQVHSLNNAAILRTVTKAVFEVHHPGQIAAAIHRAFQVARAGPPGPVGVVVPYDLLSQTWDYDEPVPPELAPPWDEAAYRRALDVLRDPNRKVGIYAGLGAAEAAAELMAVAELLQAPVATTVSGKGVIPDDHPLAVGWGYGSFGTKAAERAFGQVDAVIAVGARYSEVSTANYNVPKHDHLIHVDIDPNVLGRNVPASVKVHADSRLFLARLLADGEQVRRRPDPRLIQAVYQDREAERAQHQEVQIKDGVDPMRFLALLGESLGQDGLMFVDVTASTHWAAESIRRNAPRRYVTPADNQSMGWAVSAAIGAQRTRPDLPVACVTGDGCFLMSGLEASTAARAHLPVKLFVLDDGAYHYMQMLQEPLFNRTTATVLANLDYPALARGMGLASLSIETNDQVLGGIAAALAHPGPILVRVAISYEGRDIRWLQSLRSSYLDKASTGQKARMAFRLLGRAANPALESD, encoded by the coding sequence ATGGAATTCACCAGACGCACCGTCCTCGGGACGATCGGCGCCGCCGGGGCGGGGCTCGCCGTCGAGGCCCGGGGGCAGCAGATCCCCCGGCCCCCCGACCCGAGCGTCCCGGTCCACGCCGCCGAGCCCGCCCAGGCCCCCGGCGTCCGGGGCCGGATGACCGGCGCGAAGGCCGCCGCCCTGGCCTTCTCCGCCGAGCGGGTCCCCTGCGTCTTCGGCGTGCCGGGTGCCCAGAACAACGAGTTCTGGGACGCGATGAAGTCGATCGGCCTGCCCTACATGCTCACCAGCCACGAGTCGGCCGCCCCGGTCATGGCCGACGCCTCCGCCCGGGTCTCCGGCCGGGTCGGCGCCTTCGCCCTGATCCCCGGCCCCGGGCTGACCAACGCCATGACCGGCATCGGCGAGGCCCTGCTGGACACCATCCCCCTCGTCGCCCTCGTCACCGACGTGAAGCGGGGCCCCAAGGCCCCCCTCGGCCAGGTCCACTCGCTGAACAACGCCGCTATCCTGCGGACGGTCACGAAGGCCGTCTTCGAGGTCCACCACCCCGGCCAGATCGCCGCTGCCATCCACCGGGCCTTCCAGGTCGCCCGGGCAGGCCCGCCGGGGCCGGTCGGCGTCGTCGTGCCGTACGACCTCCTGTCACAGACCTGGGACTACGACGAGCCGGTCCCCCCCGAACTCGCCCCCCCCTGGGACGAGGCCGCCTACCGCCGGGCCCTGGACGTGCTCCGGGACCCGAACCGCAAGGTCGGCATCTACGCCGGACTCGGCGCCGCCGAGGCCGCCGCCGAGCTGATGGCCGTCGCCGAGCTGCTCCAGGCCCCCGTCGCCACCACCGTCAGCGGCAAGGGGGTGATCCCCGACGACCACCCGCTCGCCGTCGGCTGGGGCTACGGCTCCTTCGGGACGAAGGCCGCCGAGCGGGCCTTCGGGCAGGTCGACGCGGTGATCGCCGTCGGCGCCCGATACAGCGAGGTCTCGACGGCCAACTACAACGTCCCGAAGCACGATCACCTGATCCACGTCGACATCGACCCGAACGTCCTGGGCCGCAACGTGCCCGCCTCGGTCAAGGTCCACGCCGACTCCCGCCTGTTCCTCGCCCGGCTGCTGGCCGACGGCGAGCAGGTCCGGCGCCGCCCCGACCCCCGGCTCATCCAGGCCGTCTACCAGGACCGGGAGGCCGAGCGTGCCCAGCATCAGGAGGTGCAGATCAAGGACGGCGTCGACCCGATGCGCTTCCTCGCCCTGCTCGGCGAGTCGCTCGGCCAGGACGGCCTGATGTTCGTGGACGTGACCGCCTCGACCCACTGGGCGGCCGAGTCGATCCGCCGCAACGCCCCGAGGCGCTACGTCACCCCGGCCGACAACCAGAGCATGGGCTGGGCCGTCTCCGCCGCCATCGGCGCCCAGCGGACCCGCCCGGACCTGCCCGTCGCCTGCGTCACCGGGGACGGCTGCTTCCTCATGTCCGGCCTGGAGGCGTCGACCGCCGCCCGGGCCCACCTGCCGGTCAAGCTCTTCGTCCTGGACGACGGCGCCTACCACTACATGCAGATGCTCCAGGAGCCGCTGTTCAACCGCACCACCGCCACCGTGCTGGCGAACCTGGACTACCCCGCGCTCGCCCGGGGGATGGGCCTGGCCTCGCTCTCGATCGAGACCAACGACCAGGTCCTCGGCGGGATCGCCGCCGCGCTGGCCCACCCGGGGCCGATCCTCGTCCGGGTGGCCATCTCCTACGAGGGGCGGGACATCCGCTGGCTCCAGTCGCTCCGCTCGTCCTACCTCGACAAGGCGAGCACCGGCCAGAAGGCGCGGATGGCCTTCCGCCTCCTCGGCCGGGCGGCGAATCCTGCGCTGGAGAGCGACTGA
- a CDS encoding NAD(P)/FAD-dependent oxidoreductase has product MGDRAGGRRLAIFGAGHVHVELIRRLGPIARAGAEVTIVEPEDFWYSGLATGVLGGRYEVELDRVDVARLARRAGAWLIRDRVEEIDPAARVARLAGGGTLGYDLAALDLGSTVPADRVPGLAEHAFAVKPIRRLAELRADLARRFRARPLGDGDAHARDPDGGDGPLRVLVIGGGATACELAGNVRALAERHRAPIAVTLASSGARLLPGFPEGAARAVSEALGRWAGITVRTGSTVDRVGPGEAVLAGGDRLPFDVAIAANGLTAHPLVARLGLPTSEGGRLLIDPHLRSVAEPTLFAGGDCATLAGVDLPRIGVVAIRQAPVLAHNLLASLRGRPLRRYRPRRHHLLILNLGDGTGLACFGPLWHRGRAMLWLKEVLDCSFLRRLG; this is encoded by the coding sequence GTGGGCGATCGGGCGGGGGGGCGTCGGCTGGCGATCTTCGGGGCCGGCCACGTGCACGTGGAGCTGATCCGGCGGCTCGGGCCGATCGCCCGGGCCGGGGCCGAGGTGACGATCGTCGAGCCGGAGGACTTCTGGTACTCCGGCCTGGCGACCGGCGTGCTCGGCGGCCGGTACGAGGTGGAACTCGACCGGGTCGACGTGGCCCGCCTGGCCCGACGTGCCGGGGCCTGGCTCATCCGGGACCGGGTCGAGGAGATCGACCCGGCCGCCCGGGTCGCCCGGCTGGCCGGGGGCGGGACGCTGGGCTACGACCTCGCCGCGCTGGACCTCGGCAGCACGGTGCCGGCCGATCGCGTCCCCGGGCTGGCCGAGCACGCCTTCGCCGTCAAGCCGATCCGCCGGCTGGCCGAACTCCGCGCCGACCTCGCCCGGCGGTTCCGCGCCCGGCCCCTCGGCGATGGCGACGCCCACGCCCGCGATCCGGACGGGGGCGACGGCCCGCTCCGGGTGCTGGTGATCGGCGGCGGCGCGACCGCCTGCGAGCTGGCCGGCAACGTCCGGGCCCTGGCCGAGCGGCACCGGGCCCCGATCGCCGTCACGCTCGCCTCGTCCGGCGCCCGCCTGCTGCCGGGCTTCCCCGAGGGGGCCGCCCGGGCCGTCTCGGAGGCCCTCGGCCGGTGGGCGGGCATCACCGTCCGGACCGGATCGACGGTCGACCGGGTCGGGCCCGGCGAGGCGGTCCTCGCCGGCGGCGACCGGCTCCCCTTCGACGTGGCCATCGCCGCGAACGGCCTGACGGCCCACCCGCTGGTCGCCCGGCTCGGCCTGCCGACCTCCGAGGGCGGGCGACTGCTGATCGACCCCCACCTCCGCTCGGTCGCCGAGCCCACCCTCTTCGCCGGGGGCGACTGCGCCACGCTGGCCGGGGTCGACCTCCCCCGGATCGGCGTCGTCGCCATCCGACAGGCCCCGGTGCTGGCCCACAACCTCCTCGCCTCGCTGCGCGGCCGCCCGCTCCGGCGCTACCGGCCCCGGCGCCACCACCTCCTGATCCTCAACCTCGGGGACGGCACCGGCCTGGCCTGCTTCGGCCCCCTCTGGCACCGGGGCCGGGCGATGCTCTGGCTGAAGGAGGTCCTCGACTGCTCCTTCCTCCGCCGGCTCGGCTGA
- a CDS encoding sialidase family protein → MKSPWCSVSGALTVLVFSAAMARGQSPVQVEEFVYEEAPTPQCHASTIESLGDGTLVAAWFGGTHEKNPDVGIWVARKSPGGAWSSPVEVADGVQYATPGGEVRRHPCWNPVLYLPEGGPLMLFSKVGPSPREWWGMLSTSPDGGETWSTPRRLPEGILGPVKNKPIATADGSILCGSSTEEDGWRVHFERTDDLGRTWTRIGPINDGEAIGAIQPSLLTATDGTLIALGRSRQGRIWVSKSTDGGDSWGAMALTDLPNPNSGTDAVTLADGRHLLVYNATGRGRSPLNVAISDDDGESWRMVHTLESGPGEYSYPAVIQADDGMVHVTYTWKRERVKHVALDPDRL, encoded by the coding sequence ATGAAGTCCCCCTGGTGCTCGGTGTCAGGAGCGTTGACGGTGCTGGTGTTCTCGGCCGCGATGGCCCGGGGACAGTCCCCGGTGCAGGTCGAGGAGTTCGTCTACGAGGAGGCGCCGACCCCGCAGTGTCACGCCTCGACGATCGAGTCGCTCGGTGACGGCACGCTGGTTGCGGCCTGGTTCGGCGGCACTCACGAGAAGAACCCGGACGTGGGGATCTGGGTGGCGAGGAAGTCGCCGGGGGGGGCGTGGTCGAGCCCGGTCGAGGTGGCCGACGGCGTCCAGTACGCGACCCCCGGCGGCGAGGTCCGCCGGCATCCCTGCTGGAACCCGGTCCTGTACCTGCCCGAAGGCGGCCCGCTGATGCTCTTCTCCAAGGTCGGCCCGAGCCCGAGGGAGTGGTGGGGGATGCTCTCGACCAGCCCCGACGGCGGCGAGACGTGGTCGACCCCCCGACGATTGCCTGAGGGGATCCTCGGGCCGGTCAAGAACAAGCCGATCGCCACGGCCGACGGCTCGATCCTCTGCGGCTCCAGCACCGAGGAGGACGGCTGGCGGGTCCACTTCGAGCGCACCGACGACCTCGGCCGGACCTGGACGCGGATCGGGCCGATCAACGACGGCGAGGCCATCGGCGCCATCCAGCCGAGCCTGCTGACCGCCACCGACGGCACGCTGATCGCGCTGGGACGCAGCCGACAGGGGCGGATCTGGGTGTCGAAATCGACCGACGGCGGGGATTCCTGGGGGGCGATGGCCCTGACCGACCTGCCCAACCCCAACTCCGGGACCGACGCCGTGACCCTGGCCGACGGCCGGCACCTGCTCGTCTACAATGCCACCGGGCGGGGCCGATCGCCGCTGAACGTGGCGATCTCCGACGACGACGGCGAATCCTGGAGGATGGTCCACACCCTGGAATCCGGGCCGGGAGAGTACTCGTATCCGGCCGTCATCCAGGCCGACGACGGGATGGTGCACGTCACCTACACCTGGAAGCGGGAGCGGGTGAAGCACGTCGCGCTGGACCCCGATCGACTCTGA
- a CDS encoding zinc-ribbon domain-containing protein, with amino-acid sequence MPDDDWDDDDDPDLDGDEDEEDDGETAVLPCPSCGAEVYEDAERCPSCGDFIARRRLRGWEGRPWWWVALGLVGIGALILWLL; translated from the coding sequence TTGCCCGATGACGACTGGGACGACGACGACGACCCCGACCTGGATGGGGACGAGGACGAGGAGGACGACGGCGAGACCGCCGTCCTCCCCTGCCCCTCGTGCGGGGCCGAGGTCTACGAGGACGCCGAACGGTGCCCGTCCTGCGGCGACTTCATCGCCCGGCGTCGCCTCCGGGGCTGGGAGGGGAGGCCGTGGTGGTGGGTCGCCCTCGGCCTGGTCGGCATCGGGGCGCTGATCCTGTGGCTGCTCTGA
- a CDS encoding FHA domain-containing protein: MEVRLVQLGAYGKQQHRVSGQEYVIGREPSCDLRPDHGRVSKRHCRLFWRGERLLVEDINSADGTSINDERIHAPGELRDGDELGVGPVHYLVMIGEPAELDARTPAWIAETIKARRPAGVAAGGSDSNIVVSPAMETARLILDRIAHEGDEEHGHHHAATATRHGLEIEDQHGIALARILDRDLIDEDDIRRVAHQLEELASSGKVRIALDFRNVEHCSSQALSHVLRVYERCKSGGGALKVCTVQPSVAQLFFMTDLYKHIEMFPDTEPALESVWPRPASARPEAESARQEDAPAATGPDPLPAPGAPVVRLVVSRGKGQGRAIEIKGRRFVIGRDARCQLRPTSETVSRVHAIIEIRDGKVFVRDYGTKNGTILAGRTLRGEEAEAQDGDALQVGILAFSVQILPASGMPSPADDEALASWLRDQASSSNPDAPTELLIPIRKEPDEVQGAAPDDSPPEEGPAHHDDPALSTNALACEIVRGTLVARIRESFLDDEASVGPLRYELQSFFDKPLPRRVVLNLEHVDYLSSRAVGVILAFFQHLDRENGALRVCCVAPKILPVLDSMRLPKLVDLYPSAEEAVNDPWI; the protein is encoded by the coding sequence ATGGAAGTCAGGCTCGTCCAGCTCGGCGCCTACGGCAAGCAGCAGCACCGCGTGTCGGGGCAGGAATACGTGATCGGCCGGGAACCGTCCTGCGACCTGCGCCCCGACCACGGCCGGGTCAGCAAGCGGCACTGCCGCCTGTTCTGGCGCGGGGAACGCCTGTTGGTCGAGGACATCAACTCGGCCGACGGCACCAGCATCAACGACGAGCGGATCCACGCCCCCGGGGAGCTCCGGGACGGCGACGAGCTGGGCGTCGGGCCGGTGCACTACCTCGTCATGATCGGCGAGCCGGCCGAGCTCGACGCCCGCACCCCGGCCTGGATCGCCGAGACGATCAAGGCCCGGCGGCCGGCGGGCGTCGCGGCCGGCGGCTCGGACTCGAACATCGTCGTCTCCCCGGCGATGGAGACGGCCCGTCTGATCCTCGACCGCATCGCCCACGAGGGGGATGAGGAGCATGGGCACCACCACGCCGCCACGGCCACCCGGCACGGCCTGGAGATCGAGGACCAGCACGGCATCGCCCTGGCCCGGATCCTCGACCGCGACCTGATCGACGAGGACGACATCCGACGCGTCGCCCACCAGCTGGAGGAGCTGGCCTCCTCGGGCAAGGTCCGCATCGCGCTGGACTTCCGCAACGTCGAGCATTGCTCCAGCCAGGCCCTCAGCCACGTCCTCCGCGTCTACGAGCGCTGCAAGAGCGGCGGCGGGGCGCTGAAGGTCTGCACGGTCCAGCCGTCGGTCGCGCAGCTGTTCTTCATGACCGACCTGTACAAGCACATCGAGATGTTCCCCGACACCGAGCCGGCCCTGGAGAGCGTCTGGCCCCGCCCGGCCTCGGCCCGGCCCGAGGCCGAATCGGCCCGGCAGGAGGACGCCCCGGCCGCCACCGGCCCCGACCCGCTCCCGGCCCCCGGGGCGCCGGTCGTCCGGCTGGTCGTCTCGCGGGGGAAGGGGCAGGGCCGGGCCATCGAGATCAAGGGCCGACGCTTCGTGATCGGCCGGGACGCCCGCTGCCAGCTCCGGCCCACCAGCGAGACCGTCAGCCGGGTCCACGCCATCATCGAGATCCGGGACGGCAAGGTCTTCGTCCGGGACTACGGCACCAAGAACGGCACCATCCTCGCCGGCCGGACCCTCCGGGGGGAGGAGGCCGAGGCCCAGGACGGCGACGCCCTCCAGGTCGGCATCCTCGCCTTCTCGGTCCAGATCCTCCCCGCCTCCGGCATGCCCTCGCCGGCCGACGACGAGGCCCTCGCCTCCTGGCTGCGCGACCAGGCCTCCTCCTCCAACCCCGACGCCCCCACCGAGCTGCTCATCCCCATCCGGAAGGAGCCGGACGAGGTGCAGGGGGCCGCCCCCGACGACTCCCCCCCGGAGGAAGGGCCGGCACACCACGACGACCCGGCCCTCTCCACCAACGCCCTGGCCTGCGAGATCGTCCGGGGCACGCTCGTCGCCCGCATCCGGGAGTCGTTCCTCGACGACGAGGCCAGCGTCGGCCCGCTCCGCTACGAATTGCAGTCGTTCTTCGACAAGCCGCTCCCCCGACGCGTCGTGCTCAACCTCGAACACGTCGACTACCTCTCCAGCCGGGCCGTCGGCGTCATCCTCGCCTTCTTCCAGCACCTCGACCGCGAGAACGGCGCCCTCCGCGTCTGCTGCGTCGCCCCGAAAATCCTTCCGGTGCTCGATTCGATGCGCCTGCCCAAGCTCGTCGACCTGTATCCCTCGGCCGAGGAGGCCGTCAACGACCCCTGGATCTGA
- a CDS encoding SDR family NAD(P)-dependent oxidoreductase — MDLQLEGKLAVVTGSTAGIGRAIASALAAEGATVVVNGRNPESVEATAKELSALGGGTVHGIVCALDSAEGVDTLITGAEAIGPVDILVNNVGIFEPKPFEEIPDEDWRRFFDVNVMSGVRCSRAVMCGMRDRGWGRILFISSESGINIPEEMVHYGMTKTAQLAIARGLAKALAGTGVTVNSLLPGPTWTEGVATFVAKMAEQRGTTAEAMKAEFVPMVRPSSLIRRFATPEEVAAHAAYLCSPLASATSGAAHRVEGGIVDICF; from the coding sequence ATGGACTTGCAGCTCGAGGGGAAGCTCGCGGTGGTGACCGGGTCGACGGCCGGGATCGGCCGGGCGATCGCGTCGGCCCTGGCGGCCGAGGGGGCGACGGTCGTGGTCAACGGCCGGAACCCGGAGTCGGTGGAGGCGACCGCGAAGGAGCTGTCCGCCCTCGGGGGCGGGACGGTGCACGGCATCGTCTGCGCCCTGGACTCTGCCGAGGGCGTCGACACGCTCATCACGGGGGCCGAGGCGATCGGGCCGGTCGACATCCTGGTCAACAACGTCGGCATCTTCGAGCCGAAGCCGTTCGAGGAGATCCCCGACGAGGACTGGCGGCGGTTCTTCGACGTGAACGTCATGTCCGGCGTCCGCTGCTCCCGGGCCGTGATGTGCGGCATGAGGGACCGGGGATGGGGCCGGATCCTGTTCATCTCCAGCGAGTCGGGCATCAACATCCCCGAGGAGATGGTCCACTACGGGATGACCAAGACGGCGCAGCTGGCCATCGCCCGGGGCCTGGCCAAGGCCCTGGCCGGCACCGGGGTGACGGTCAACTCGCTGCTGCCCGGCCCGACCTGGACCGAGGGCGTGGCCACCTTCGTGGCGAAGATGGCCGAGCAACGCGGCACCACCGCCGAGGCGATGAAGGCCGAGTTCGTGCCGATGGTCCGGCCCTCCTCGCTGATCCGCCGGTTCGCCACCCCCGAGGAGGTGGCGGCGCATGCGGCCTACCTCTGCTCGCCGCTCGCCTCGGCCACCAGCGGGGCGGCGCACCGGGTCGAGGGCGGGATCGTGGACATCTGCTTCTGA
- a CDS encoding DUF1501 domain-containing protein yields MGNPFTARCEGTLPRRAFLRASLTGLSTLGLADLLRLEARAGGEGGSAAGPRSGPSIIVVWLWGGPSHMETFDLKPEAPEEYRGEFRPIETNVPGMLISEHLPRLSRIADKYALIRSITHDSPGHVNSTHTVLTGYPGELVEAPPHEPKYPDIFQASHAMLPSRLPGLPQWVALPRMRYTGGAYLGESHGPFAVTGDPSRADFDVPALSLDEGPRRRLSARGRLLDDFDRIRRAVDQTGAVDALDAFQRQALTLLTGTTARDAFDLSREDPRLRDRYGRDEIGQRCLLARRLVESGVRLVTIDFPCVPGQKAFSWDDHASVWNIFEQMKIRLPVLDRSVSALIEDVHARGMDRDTMIVVMGEMSHTPKLSNFKGQPGREHWGKAMSVLLSGGGMPMGQVIGATNPRGEEPSDRPFHPSDLLATWYRFLGIDPTATHRDRTGRPIPLLPRGEPIRELA; encoded by the coding sequence ATGGGCAACCCGTTCACCGCCCGATGCGAGGGGACGCTGCCGAGGAGGGCCTTCCTGAGGGCCTCGCTGACGGGCCTGTCGACGCTGGGGCTGGCCGACCTGCTCCGGCTGGAGGCGAGGGCGGGCGGCGAGGGCGGGTCGGCGGCCGGGCCGAGGTCGGGGCCGTCGATCATCGTGGTCTGGCTCTGGGGTGGCCCGAGCCACATGGAGACGTTCGACCTGAAGCCGGAGGCCCCCGAGGAGTACCGGGGGGAGTTCCGGCCGATCGAGACGAACGTGCCGGGGATGCTCATCAGCGAGCACCTGCCGAGGCTCTCCCGGATCGCGGACAAGTACGCCCTGATCCGGTCGATCACCCATGACAGCCCCGGCCACGTCAACAGCACGCACACGGTGCTGACCGGCTATCCGGGGGAGCTGGTCGAGGCGCCGCCCCACGAGCCGAAGTACCCGGACATCTTCCAGGCCTCGCACGCGATGCTGCCGAGCCGCCTGCCGGGCCTGCCGCAGTGGGTCGCGCTGCCGAGGATGCGGTACACCGGTGGGGCCTACCTCGGCGAGTCGCACGGCCCGTTCGCCGTGACCGGCGACCCGAGCCGGGCCGACTTCGACGTGCCGGCCCTGAGCCTGGACGAGGGGCCACGCCGCCGGCTCTCCGCCCGGGGGCGGCTGCTCGACGACTTCGACCGCATTCGCAGGGCCGTCGATCAGACCGGGGCCGTCGACGCGCTCGACGCGTTCCAGCGGCAGGCCCTCACCCTGCTGACCGGCACCACCGCGAGGGACGCCTTCGACCTCTCCCGGGAGGATCCCCGGCTCCGGGACCGCTACGGCCGGGACGAGATCGGCCAGCGCTGCCTGCTGGCCCGTCGGCTCGTCGAGTCCGGCGTACGGCTGGTGACGATCGACTTCCCGTGCGTGCCGGGGCAGAAGGCCTTCTCGTGGGACGACCACGCGAGCGTCTGGAACATCTTCGAACAGATGAAGATCCGGTTGCCCGTGCTGGATCGCTCCGTCTCGGCCCTGATCGAGGACGTCCACGCCCGGGGGATGGACCGGGACACCATGATCGTGGTCATGGGGGAGATGAGCCACACGCCGAAGCTCTCGAATTTCAAGGGCCAGCCGGGCCGGGAGCACTGGGGCAAGGCGATGTCGGTGTTGCTCTCCGGGGGGGGGATGCCGATGGGCCAGGTCATCGGCGCCACCAACCCCCGGGGCGAGGAGCCGAGCGACCGCCCCTTCCACCCCAGCGACCTGCTCGCCACCTGGTATCGCTTCCTCGGCATCGACCCCACCGCCACCCACCGGGACCGCACCGGCAGGCCCATCCCCCTGCTGCCCCGCGGGGAGCCGATCCGGGAGCTGGCCTGA
- a CDS encoding DUF1559 family PulG-like putative transporter has protein sequence MRRGFTLIELLVVIAIIGVLIALLLPAVQAAREAARRAQCTNNLKQLGIAVHNYHDIHNALPPGRIASAACGRGFFVGCQNTPWFSMMLPQIEQQALYDAFNADLGAEGFPGPGLSVAAGYFANATVGATRIDAFQCPSDEERIFRISTGYLGGALSGPTPSKGNYAVNWGNTYWGQDQPDPASLLTDPVTGAPARFLPSAFGHVGKVGFASIRDGLSNTVIVSEIIQGAENDQRGVIWSSLMGGGSFTTRFAPNQFRDYYGLEHDADRLNASVFCVNEPADGLPCVPAVSSDRLRTFSGAKSRHPGGVNVLLGDGSVRFLKETVGHPIWVALGTIRGGEVIGADQY, from the coding sequence ATGCGACGCGGCTTCACCCTGATCGAGCTGCTCGTGGTGATCGCCATCATCGGGGTGCTCATCGCCCTGCTCCTGCCCGCGGTCCAGGCCGCCCGGGAGGCCGCCCGGAGGGCGCAATGCACGAACAATCTGAAGCAGTTGGGGATCGCGGTCCACAACTATCACGACATCCACAACGCGTTGCCCCCGGGGCGGATCGCCTCTGCCGCCTGCGGGCGGGGGTTCTTCGTCGGCTGCCAGAATACGCCGTGGTTCTCGATGATGCTGCCGCAGATCGAGCAGCAGGCGCTCTATGACGCCTTCAACGCCGACCTCGGCGCCGAGGGATTCCCCGGCCCCGGCCTCTCGGTGGCCGCCGGCTACTTCGCCAACGCCACGGTCGGCGCCACCCGGATCGACGCCTTCCAGTGCCCCAGCGACGAGGAACGCATCTTCCGGATCTCCACCGGCTACCTCGGCGGCGCGCTGAGCGGCCCGACCCCGTCGAAGGGGAACTACGCCGTCAATTGGGGCAACACCTACTGGGGCCAGGACCAGCCGGACCCGGCCTCGCTGCTGACCGACCCGGTGACCGGCGCCCCGGCCCGTTTCCTCCCCTCGGCCTTCGGGCACGTCGGCAAGGTGGGCTTCGCCAGCATCCGGGACGGCCTGAGCAACACGGTGATCGTCTCGGAGATCATCCAGGGGGCCGAGAACGACCAGCGCGGCGTGATCTGGTCCAGCCTGATGGGAGGCGGCTCGTTCACCACGAGGTTCGCCCCCAACCAGTTCCGAGACTATTACGGGCTGGAGCACGACGCCGACCGCCTCAACGCCTCCGTCTTCTGCGTGAACGAGCCGGCCGACGGCCTGCCCTGCGTGCCGGCGGTCTCCAGCGACCGGCTCCGGACCTTCTCCGGCGCCAAGAGCCGACACCCGGGCGGGGTGAACGTCCTGCTGGGCGACGGCTCGGTCCGGTTCCTGAAGGAGACGGTCGGCCACCCCATCTGGGTCGCCCTCGGGACGATCCGCGGTGGGGAGGTCATCGGTGCCGACCAGTATTGA